In Eleutherodactylus coqui strain aEleCoq1 chromosome 4, aEleCoq1.hap1, whole genome shotgun sequence, the following are encoded in one genomic region:
- the LOC136626637 gene encoding glutamic acid-rich protein-like — protein sequence MKIEVLVTLLFVAVASALLDGTSEDDSTGMCPRKFLRKHPEYFKKKKELMKKYGFPDFSKLKSCSSDGNCDNGMKCCETPCGLKCIRTLSESNAEETLEQMYKEIGSGPDDEPYEITEADKKYGMCPDNYLKTHPEIKEQFENRWKNKHKKCKHGEHCKHGEQCKHGEQCKHGEQCKHGEQCKHGEDCKHGEKCPGKHSHHKKHWPFRNFTALADCSSDGDCSNNMRCCNTMCGKKCVKPVFTPEDLKESWFGKGKKEKNRKKREVETENDEDINDDKEIEEGINDEEQDKDSGEIQESEESQEEAENLRQKRSLGLSGGSEHNNEDGTSEDDSTGMCPMKYLEKHPEYFNKKKDLMKKYGFPDFSKLKSCSSDGNCDNGMKCCETPCGLKCLRRVFESNAEETLEQIHKEIGSGPDNEPYEITEEDKKYGMCPDNYLKTHPEIKEQWENKWKNKHEKCKHGEQCEHGDGEKCPGKHSHHKKHWPFRNFTALADCSSDGDCSNNMRCCNTMCGKKCVKPVFTPEDLKESWCGKGKMEENKKKREVETENDEDINDDKEIEEDINDEQEKDSGEVQQSEESQEEAEHLRQKRSPGSCGGSGHNNEDGNGMQAGCQGGKGKGKGKGKGKGKCMGKGKGKGKGKGGRNRED from the exons GAACTTCTGAAGATGATAGCACTGGCATGTGCCCAAGGAAATTTTTAAGAAAGCATCCAGAgtattttaaaaagaagaaagagTTAATGAAAAAATATGGCTTCCCAGATTTCAGTAAACTGAAAAGCTGTTCTAGTGATGGAAATTGTGACAACGGCATGAAATGCTGTGAAACACCTTGTGGTCTGAAATGTATAAGAACACTCTCTG AGAGCAATGCAGAGGAAACACTGGAGCAAATGTATAAAGAAATAGGAAGCGGACCTGATGATGAACCATAtg AAATTACAGAAGCAGATAAAAAATATGGAATGTGCCCAGATAATTATCTCAAAACACACCCTGAAATCAAAGAACAatttgaaaataggtggaagaacaaACACAAAAAGTGCAAACATGGTGAACACTGCAAACATGGTGAACAGTGCAAACACGGTGAACAGTGCAAACACGGTGAACAGTGCAAACATGGTGAACAGTGCAAACACGGAGAAGACTGCAAACACGGTGAAAAGTGTCCTGGCAAACATTCACATCACAagaagcactggccctttagaaATTTCACTGCTTTGGCCGACTGTTCGAGTGATGGAGATTGTAGCAATAATATGCGGTGTTGTAACACAATGTGTGGAAAGAAGTGTGTTAAGCCAGTATTCA CACCCGAAGACTTAAAGGAATCATGGTTTGGGAAAGGTAAAAAGGAAaagaacaggaagaaaagagaagtAGAAACTGAAAATGATGAGGACATCAATGATGACAAAGAAATAGAGGAAGGCATAAACGATGAAGAACAGGACAAAGATTCAGGAGAAATCCAAGAAAGTGAGGAAAGTCAAGAAGAAGCAGAAAACCTAAGGCAAAAGCGATCCCTGGGTTTATCTGGAGGCTCTGAACATAACAATGAAGATG GAACTTCTGAAGATGATAGCACTGGCATGTGCCCGATGAAATATTTAGAAAAGCATCCAGAGTATTTTAATAAGAAGAAAGACTTAATGAAAAAATATGGCTTCCCGGATTTCAGTAAACTGAAAAGCTGTTCTAGTGATGGAAATTGTGACAACGGCATGAAATGCTGTGAAACACCTTGTGGTCTGAAATGTTTGAGAAGAGTCTTTG AGAGCAATGCAGAGGAAACGCTGGAGCAAATACATAAAGAAATAGGAAGCGGACCTGACAATGAACCATAtg AAATTACAGAGGAAGATAAAAAATATGGAATGTGCCCGGATAATTATCTGAAAACACACCCTGAAATCAAAGAACAATGGGAAAATAAGTGGAAGAACAAACACGAAAAGTGCAAACACGGTGAACAGTGCGAACACGGAGATGGTGAAAAGTGTCCTGGCAAACATTCACATCACAagaagcactggccctttagaaATTTCACCGCTTTGGCCGACTGTTCAAGTGATGGAGATTGTAGCAATAATATGCGGTGTTGTAACACAATGTGTGGAAAGAAGTGTGTTAAGCCGGTATTCA cacccGAAGACCTAAAGGAATCATGGTGTGGGAAAGGAAAAATGGAAGAGaacaagaagaagagagaagtagAAACTGAAAATGATGAGGACATCAATGATGACAAAGAAATAGAGGAAGACATAAACGACGAACAGGAGAAAGATTCAGGAGAAGTCCAACAAAGTGAGGAAAGTCAAGAAGAAGCAGAACACCTAAGGCAAAAGCGATCCCCGGGTTCATGTGGAGGCTCTGGACATAACAATGAAGATGGTAATGGAATGCAAGCAGGATGTcaaggagggaaggggaaggggaaaggGAAAGGTAAGGGGAAAGGGAAATGTatggggaaggggaaggggaaaggGAAAGGAAAGGGGGGAAGGAACAGAGAAGATTAA